In a single window of the Methanolobus psychrophilus R15 genome:
- a CDS encoding stress responsive A/B barrel domain protein, with product MLKHIVMWKLKDHAEGKTRDENAIIMKGMLEALKDKIPEIQFLEVASNVAPTDAAYDIALYSEFRDEAALSVYQDHPDHLKVAEFVAKIREERAVMDYLV from the coding sequence ATGCTAAAACATATCGTTATGTGGAAACTCAAAGATCATGCAGAAGGAAAGACCCGGGACGAGAATGCAATTATAATGAAAGGGATGCTTGAAGCCCTGAAGGATAAGATCCCCGAGATACAGTTCCTGGAAGTTGCTTCCAACGTAGCTCCTACGGATGCTGCATACGATATTGCGCTCTACTCCGAGTTCAGGGACGAAGCGGCATTGTCCGTTTACCAGGACCATCCGGACCATCTCAAAGTTGCTGAATTTGTGGCAAAAATCCGGGAAGAGCGGGCTGTTATGGATTATCTGGTGTAA
- a CDS encoding ISA1083-1 transposase — MPNFGGGRKSKLTDEQKKELRALLENKDYWTTREVWKLIKEKYGVEYSEKQVGVILHSFNMYHSKPYPLDYRRPKNAEEILKKTNRSNSKTYWSR, encoded by the coding sequence ATGCCAAATTTTGGCGGAGGTAGGAAATCCAAACTTACTGATGAACAAAAAAAGGAATTAAGAGCTTTGTTGGAAAATAAGGATTACTGGACTACAAGAGAAGTCTGGAAGTTAATAAAGGAAAAATATGGCGTAGAATATTCAGAGAAACAAGTAGGAGTTATACTTCACAGTTTTAACATGTATCACTCAAAGCCATATCCCCTTGACTACAGAAGACCTAAAAACGCTGAAGAGATCTTAAAAAAAACTAACCGAAGCAATTCCAAAACATATTGGTCAAGATGA
- a CDS encoding transposase, producing the protein MIIKNTDYVKANAFAFYSINGNSIIDFMKSSKTEDVCEFLEKIVEQNPGKRIILVLDNARSHHAKKTISKARDLKITLVFLPPYSPDLNPVEFVWKTIKREVSVKFVRSKEHLRDIIKMEFMRVESSLSFAKKWIETFNAQIKSVIC; encoded by the coding sequence TTGATAATAAAAAATACGGATTACGTTAAAGCAAATGCATTTGCGTTTTATTCGATCAACGGGAACAGTATCATTGATTTTATGAAAAGCTCAAAAACAGAAGATGTGTGTGAATTCCTGGAAAAAATTGTAGAGCAAAACCCAGGGAAAAGAATAATTCTTGTTCTCGATAATGCAAGATCGCATCATGCAAAGAAAACGATAAGTAAAGCGAGAGATTTAAAAATAACACTTGTGTTCCTACCACCTTATTCACCTGATCTAAATCCAGTAGAATTTGTCTGGAAAACAATCAAAAGAGAAGTGTCAGTCAAATTTGTCAGATCAAAAGAACATTTGAGGGATATTATCAAAATGGAATTTATGAGGGTAGAGAGCTCATTATCGTTTGCAAAAAAATGGATAGAAACATTTAATGCACAAATAAAAAGTGTGATTTGTTGA
- a CDS encoding quinone family NAD(P)H dehydrogenase gives MKISVILGHPYDKSLNHAIASAVVDTLNENGHDVRFHDLYMEDFDPVIRGEELITDRSEDVLVRTHCSEIRDADGIIIIHPNWWGQPPAILKGWVDRVLREKVAYRFDENDDGSGLPIGLLKAKAAIVFNTSNTLEERENTVFGDPLEKIWRDCIFDFCGVRNYSRRMFRTIAGSTQEQREAWLREVRDTVDMCFPQNSYYSP, from the coding sequence ATGAAGATCTCTGTTATACTGGGTCATCCCTATGATAAAAGCCTCAATCACGCTATTGCATCTGCGGTAGTTGATACTCTAAATGAGAACGGGCATGATGTCCGTTTCCATGATCTGTACATGGAGGATTTTGATCCTGTTATCCGGGGTGAGGAACTTATCACAGACAGGTCGGAGGATGTACTCGTCCGGACCCACTGCTCAGAGATCAGGGACGCCGATGGCATAATCATCATCCATCCGAACTGGTGGGGACAGCCTCCGGCTATCCTTAAGGGCTGGGTGGACCGGGTACTCCGGGAAAAGGTGGCATACAGGTTCGATGAAAATGATGATGGCTCCGGCCTTCCGATAGGTCTGTTAAAGGCAAAAGCAGCTATCGTGTTCAATACCTCCAACACTCTCGAGGAAAGGGAGAACACTGTCTTCGGGGACCCGCTCGAGAAGATATGGAGGGACTGCATCTTTGATTTCTGCGGCGTGAGGAACTACAGCCGCAGGATGTTCAGGACGATAGCCGGGAGCACTCAGGAGCAAAGAGAGGCATGGCTCCGGGAAGTCCGTGATACGGTAGATATGTGTTTCCCGCAAAATAGTTACTATAGTCCCTAA